Proteins encoded together in one Cellulomonas gilvus ATCC 13127 window:
- a CDS encoding M50 family metallopeptidase, whose product MDWVREWWQDVTTPSAVPSVTVVVLTGVAVLVVLAVPLAWRVARHALTIVHEAGHAVVALLVGRQVSGIRVHSDTSGLTLSRGRPRGPGMVATAFAGYPAPAVVGVGAAALLARGYDVALLWALLALVAGVLVAIRNWYGLWAVLVSLAVLVAVTGWGTPAVQAAFAYVVTWFFLLGAPRAVLEMQSGRRSARRRGARDTSDAGLLGGLTHTPGALWVGVLGLVTLAALGLGGAWLVGLQV is encoded by the coding sequence GTGGACTGGGTGCGCGAGTGGTGGCAGGACGTGACGACGCCGTCGGCGGTGCCGTCCGTGACCGTGGTGGTGCTGACCGGCGTCGCCGTGCTCGTCGTGCTGGCGGTGCCGCTCGCGTGGCGGGTGGCGCGGCACGCGCTGACGATCGTGCACGAGGCGGGGCACGCGGTGGTCGCGCTGCTGGTCGGACGCCAGGTCTCCGGGATCAGGGTGCACTCGGACACGTCGGGGCTCACGCTCTCGCGCGGGCGGCCGCGCGGGCCCGGGATGGTCGCGACCGCGTTCGCGGGGTATCCCGCCCCGGCGGTGGTCGGCGTGGGCGCAGCCGCGCTGCTCGCGCGCGGCTACGACGTCGCGCTGCTGTGGGCGCTGCTGGCACTGGTGGCGGGCGTGCTCGTCGCGATCCGCAACTGGTACGGCCTGTGGGCGGTGCTCGTGAGTCTCGCGGTGCTCGTCGCGGTGACGGGGTGGGGCACGCCCGCGGTGCAGGCGGCGTTCGCGTACGTGGTCACGTGGTTCTTCCTGCTCGGCGCGCCGCGCGCGGTCCTCGAGATGCAGTCGGGACGACGATCCGCGCGCCGCCGCGGGGCCCGTGACACGTCCGACGCGGGGCTGCTGGGCGGCCTGACGCACACGCCGGGCGCGCTGTGGGTGGGGGTGCTCGGGCTGGTCACGCTCGCGGCGCTCGGGCTGGGCGGCGCGTGGCTGGTCGGTCTGCAGGTGTGA
- a CDS encoding NADP-dependent oxidoreductase produces the protein MRAITYSRYGGSDVLELTEQPTPKVGPDSVLVRVKAASVNPVDWKVRAGYLDPLMDTVFPVVPGWDVAGVVERVGLDTPELSVGDEVYGYVRKDWMQGGTFAELVAAPVRTLARKPASLTFEEAAAVPLAGLTAYQSIERTGVRAGQTVLVHAAAGGVGQFAVQIAAARGARVIGTASEKNHEHLRSLGAEPVTYGEGLADRVRALAPGGVDVVLDFGSDDLVATTRAVLAEGGTVASIVEAAARDELGGQYVWVRPSSADLDALSALADEGRLRVDVAQVFDLADAAAAHEASQTGHVRGKVVVRV, from the coding sequence ATGCGAGCAATCACCTACAGCCGCTACGGCGGCAGCGACGTCCTCGAGCTCACCGAGCAGCCCACGCCCAAGGTCGGGCCCGACTCGGTGCTGGTCCGGGTCAAGGCCGCGTCGGTCAACCCCGTGGACTGGAAGGTCCGCGCGGGCTACCTGGACCCGCTCATGGACACCGTGTTCCCCGTGGTCCCGGGCTGGGACGTCGCGGGCGTCGTCGAGCGCGTCGGGCTGGACACGCCCGAGCTCAGCGTGGGTGACGAGGTGTACGGCTACGTGCGCAAGGACTGGATGCAGGGCGGCACGTTCGCTGAGCTGGTCGCGGCGCCCGTGCGCACGCTCGCGCGCAAGCCCGCGTCGCTCACGTTCGAGGAGGCCGCCGCCGTGCCGCTCGCGGGTCTCACCGCCTACCAGAGCATCGAGCGCACGGGTGTGCGTGCCGGGCAGACCGTGCTGGTGCACGCCGCGGCCGGTGGCGTCGGGCAGTTCGCGGTGCAGATCGCGGCGGCGCGTGGCGCACGCGTCATCGGGACCGCGTCCGAGAAGAACCACGAGCACCTGCGCTCGCTGGGCGCCGAGCCCGTGACGTACGGCGAGGGCCTGGCCGACCGCGTGCGCGCGCTCGCCCCCGGCGGCGTCGACGTGGTCCTGGACTTCGGCTCCGACGACCTGGTGGCCACCACGCGTGCGGTGCTCGCCGAGGGCGGCACGGTCGCGTCGATCGTCGAGGCGGCGGCGCGCGACGAGCTCGGCGGTCAGTACGTGTGGGTGCGCCCCAGCTCCGCGGACCTCGACGCGCTCTCGGCGCTCGCGGACGAGGGCCGGCTGCGGGTCGACGTCGCGCAGGTCTTCGACCTCGCGGACGCGGCCGCCGCGCACGAGGCGAGCCAGACGGGTCACGTCCGCGGCAAGGTCGTCGTGCGCGTCTGA
- a CDS encoding DUF1905 domain-containing protein has translation MELEFSGEVWHWRGPSPYHFVTVPPPHAAELEAVKRLVTYGWGMIPVAARIGGTPFTTSLFAKDGGFVLPVKDAVRVREGIEVGDTVEVHLTVEGPRPRR, from the coding sequence ATGGAGCTCGAGTTCTCCGGTGAGGTCTGGCACTGGCGCGGCCCGTCGCCGTACCACTTCGTGACCGTCCCGCCGCCGCACGCCGCCGAGCTCGAGGCGGTCAAGCGGCTCGTCACGTACGGGTGGGGGATGATCCCCGTCGCCGCGCGGATCGGCGGCACCCCGTTCACGACGTCGCTGTTCGCCAAGGACGGCGGCTTCGTCCTCCCCGTGAAGGACGCGGTGCGCGTGCGCGAGGGGATCGAGGTGGGGGACACCGTCGAGGTCCACCTGACGGTCGAGGGTCCGCGCCCGCGCCGCTAG
- a CDS encoding YciI family protein encodes MPRYLLAVDFQPGADPTPMDRWTPAEVDAHLAYYGRLNDELAARGELVGGEVLAGPDVARVVRSQGPGATTVTEGPFAEYSEWLAGFQVVEVASLERALEIAALVSAVPGRGGVPLGQPIQVREIVTVGPADAEQMREWLRDADGT; translated from the coding sequence ATGCCCCGTTACCTGCTCGCCGTGGACTTCCAGCCCGGCGCCGACCCCACCCCGATGGACCGGTGGACGCCCGCTGAGGTGGACGCCCACCTCGCGTACTACGGCCGCCTCAACGACGAGCTCGCGGCACGCGGCGAGTTGGTGGGCGGGGAGGTGCTCGCCGGTCCCGACGTGGCGCGCGTGGTCCGCTCGCAGGGCCCGGGCGCGACCACCGTGACCGAAGGTCCGTTCGCGGAGTACAGCGAGTGGCTCGCGGGCTTCCAGGTGGTCGAGGTGGCGTCGCTCGAGCGCGCGCTCGAGATCGCCGCGCTCGTCTCGGCCGTCCCCGGCCGGGGCGGGGTCCCCCTGGGGCAGCCGATCCAGGTGCGGGAGATCGTGACCGTGGGACCCGCGGACGCCGAGCAGATGCGGGAGTGGCTGCGCGACGCCGACGGGACGTGA
- a CDS encoding DUF5701 family protein, which translates to MTTTPSPAPPVLPALPAQADRLIHLGVHTTAGLTADALRRAAADGPADGLLVVSPTCAPVSALAPLLSLGGRSGFVVQDMTDVDDFMPLPDLDVPTTPVYVIEPPDRGDDLANWSPDEALVELTARGRSPLTLAEGVHWALQVPGVLERNRCFMTIGSRRVGARGRLDARTPALWISGGTGRDGRERRGAPKVGWCWAGNRHTWLGFASTTARHAVASGGQEA; encoded by the coding sequence GTGACGACGACGCCCTCGCCCGCGCCCCCGGTCCTGCCCGCCCTGCCCGCGCAGGCGGACCGGCTGATCCACCTCGGCGTCCACACGACCGCCGGCCTCACGGCCGACGCGCTCCGGCGTGCCGCGGCCGACGGGCCGGCCGACGGGCTCCTCGTCGTCTCCCCCACGTGCGCACCGGTGTCCGCGCTCGCGCCGCTGCTGTCGCTCGGCGGGCGGTCCGGCTTCGTGGTCCAGGACATGACGGACGTCGACGACTTCATGCCGCTGCCGGACCTGGACGTGCCCACCACCCCGGTCTACGTGATCGAGCCGCCGGACCGGGGCGACGACCTCGCCAACTGGTCCCCCGACGAGGCGCTGGTCGAGCTGACCGCCCGCGGTCGCTCACCGCTCACGCTCGCCGAGGGTGTGCACTGGGCGCTCCAGGTGCCGGGCGTGCTCGAGCGGAACCGCTGCTTCATGACGATCGGATCGCGGCGGGTCGGCGCCCGCGGCCGGCTCGACGCACGCACGCCCGCGCTGTGGATCTCCGGTGGTACGGGCCGGGACGGCCGGGAGCGGCGCGGCGCGCCCAAGGTCGGGTGGTGCTGGGCGGGCAACCGGCACACGTGGCTCGGCTTCGCGTCCACGACCGCGCGGCACGCGGTCGCCTCAGGTGGGCAGGAGGCCTGA
- a CDS encoding VOC family protein, with protein MPIRWTTAMLDLPPGTVDAALDFWLAATASTLSPWRGDADEYATLLPPDADDHLRVQRFADGPRVHLDLHVGDPAAVRAALVRALALGAALEHDAGTHAVLSSPGGYVFCLVRDTGATRRQAPVPVPAPGRPDEHPTALVDQLCLDVPARRFDAEVAFWSELTGWAPRRGSVGELVPLERPAGMPLRLMLQRLGADDPRRTVTAHLDVACTARHAVERAHVAAGARVRGHGPRWTTLVDPAGLPYCLTDRDPTSGLLPT; from the coding sequence ATGCCCATCCGCTGGACCACCGCGATGCTCGACCTCCCCCCGGGCACCGTGGACGCGGCGCTGGACTTCTGGCTCGCGGCGACCGCGAGCACGCTGTCCCCGTGGCGCGGGGACGCCGACGAGTACGCGACCCTGCTCCCGCCGGACGCGGACGACCACCTGCGCGTGCAGCGCTTCGCCGACGGCCCGCGCGTGCACCTGGACCTGCACGTGGGTGATCCGGCCGCGGTGCGCGCCGCGCTGGTCCGCGCGCTCGCGCTGGGCGCGGCGCTCGAGCACGACGCGGGCACGCACGCGGTGCTGTCCTCACCCGGCGGGTACGTGTTCTGCCTGGTGCGGGACACGGGCGCGACCCGGCGGCAGGCACCCGTCCCCGTCCCCGCGCCGGGACGGCCGGACGAGCACCCCACCGCGCTCGTGGACCAGCTGTGCCTGGACGTGCCCGCACGACGGTTCGACGCCGAGGTGGCGTTCTGGTCGGAGCTCACGGGCTGGGCGCCACGCCGCGGGAGCGTGGGTGAGCTCGTGCCGCTCGAGCGACCCGCGGGGATGCCGCTGCGCCTCATGCTGCAACGCCTGGGCGCTGACGACCCGCGCCGCACCGTGACCGCGCACCTGGACGTGGCCTGCACCGCGCGGCACGCGGTGGAGCGCGCGCACGTGGCCGCCGGCGCGCGCGTGCGGGGCCACGGGCCCCGGTGGACGACGCTCGTCGACCCCGCGGGCCTGCCCTACTGCCTCACCGACCGCGACCCCACCTCAGGCCTCCTGCCCACCTGA